One window of the Leptospira ryugenii genome contains the following:
- a CDS encoding transposase has protein sequence MKGRESIASCSSCHKMVSLTANTPFQGYKSNLAYISFIIWDMVNQYPKIMTSMEISRKLNLSYKTSFYLKKRLKIIFSQLNETLKRNLYVELKNPVESDKKPIAVADSVVLYSSSLRANKHRSRRYKTGTASIYASNSIGGYQIGSLIHTIGINGGMTFYKSIPLNNQEYLGKDLDDKIPKNVTLYTDEGYTFIWDRPNHKMVNHSRRSNDSRYNLSRERWVTKEGVSSNGAEARNNILKQSFRSYGYVSLKFSQLYLDEISFLGNIRFVPELRSLLSLGEVNFVGLGNKS, from the coding sequence GTGAAGGGAAGGGAATCCATCGCTAGTTGTTCCTCATGCCATAAGATGGTCTCTCTCACTGCCAATACACCTTTCCAGGGATACAAATCGAATCTAGCCTACATCAGCTTCATCATTTGGGACATGGTGAATCAGTATCCTAAGATCATGACTTCCATGGAGATCAGTCGTAAGTTAAATCTATCCTATAAGACAAGTTTCTATTTAAAAAAGAGGCTCAAAATTATCTTCTCTCAACTTAATGAGACTCTTAAGAGGAATCTATACGTGGAGCTTAAAAACCCTGTAGAATCAGATAAAAAACCTATAGCTGTAGCTGACTCAGTGGTTTTATATTCTTCCAGCCTAAGAGCCAATAAGCATAGATCAAGAAGATACAAAACAGGAACAGCTTCTATATATGCTTCAAACTCAATTGGAGGGTACCAAATAGGATCACTTATACATACTATTGGCATCAATGGTGGAATGACTTTCTACAAATCGATCCCACTTAACAATCAAGAATACCTAGGAAAGGACTTAGATGATAAGATTCCTAAGAATGTAACGCTCTACACTGATGAAGGTTATACATTTATATGGGATAGACCTAACCACAAAATGGTCAATCATTCGAGACGTTCTAATGATTCGAGGTATAACCTAAGTCGTGAAAGGTGGGTGACTAAGGAAGGTGTGAGTTCTAACGGAGCTGAAGCAAGGAATAATATCTTAAAGCAATCCTTCAGAAGCTACGGTTATGTAAGTCTCAAATTTTCTCAGCTCTACCTCGACGAAATAAGCTTCTTAGGGAATATAAGGTTTGTTCCTGAATTGAGAAGTTTACTGAGTTTGGGTGAAGTGAATTTTGTGGGTCTAGGTAATAAGAGCTAG